From the genome of Geminicoccaceae bacterium:
GCAACGGCTATGGCAAGAAGACGGTGATGCGGGCCGTCCCGTTGTCATCTCGCGCTCAACAGATTCTCGCCGAGCACCTTCCTTGGCCATTTTCACTGTCCACGCTCCGCCGCCGCGTCAAGGAATGCCGGGAAGCCCTGGGTCTCGAACACTGGGTTCTCCATTCGATGCGTCACACCGCCGCGACCCGGCTGGTCGCCAAAGGAGCCAATCCGGCGCACATCCAGAAGTTCCTTGGCCATCGCACCCAGGCCATGACGAACCGTTACACGCACCTTCAGGCTGCCGACATCAGAGGGATTGCCGACCTCATCGACGAATGAAGGGCACTCAGTCGCGTAGAAGAAAAACGGACCACGCGGTCAATAAAGAAGAAGGCAGGGAGGCAACCTGCGGCGACCTCGGGCTAACTCTTTGAATTTCCAAAGCCTAACCTATGCGCCTAACTCTCAGAGATCGTTTCAGCCTTGAAACAATGAACCTCTGGAATAAATCTAGGGTTGATTACCCCGATTTACCCCGCTGCGGGTAAAATCGCCGACTTCTTTCGATTTATGCCAAAAATCCTAGGAACTGCTAGGCGCTAACTTCTTGAAATTTCTTGGAAAATGGTGGAGCCGAAGGGAGTCGAACCCTCGACCTCTAGAGTGCGATTCTAGCGCTCTCCCAACTGAGCTACGGCCCCACGGGTAGTTCGTTCGGGATGGGTGTATGCGAGGTGGGGGAGGGGAAGTCAAGATACTTGCAAGTTTGTGGCGAAGACCATAACTGGCAGACACGTACTTTGCTACGATGGAGCGTCGCCGGCGCCTGCATCGCTTTTTTCCCGGATCTGAAAGGCTCAGTCATGATTGCCATCTGCCAGCTCGTCGATACGGTCATCAGCCTCTACATCTGGCTGCTCATCGCATCGGTCGTGCTGACATGGCTGGTGGCGTTCAACGTGGTCAATACGGGAAATCGCTTCGTCTACCAGATCGGTGAGTTCCTCCACCGGATTACCGAACCCGCCCTGCGTCCGATCCGCAATTTCCTGCCCTCCATGGGCGGGCTCGACATCTCGCCGATGATCCTCATCCTGGGATTGATGTTCCTGCGTACCTTGCTGATCAGCGATGTTCTCGGCTGTTACTGAAACGGGAATGGGTGCCTGGTGACAGTTGTGCCCGAAAAGCTGGAAAGCTGTTGCAAAATTGTCGATAATGCCCTGGTCCTGCAGGTGCGGCTTACTCCCAATGCCCGCCAGCAACGCATCAACGGCGTGAGCGAGACCCACGATGGTGAGAGCTGGCTTGCGGTAGGAGTCACGCCGCCGCCAGACAAGGGTAAGGCCAACGCAGCTTTGGTGAAATTGCTGTCAAAGGTGCTGGGAGTGGCGAAATCGTCGATCAGCATCGTTCATGGCGAGCTGTCACGGCAAAAGCGCCTGCGGATCGAGGGCGACGTACGGGCGATTGTCGAGACCCTGAGCCGCCACTGCTGACAGATTTCAACCTTTACCGATGTTCTCTTCGGTAGTCGCATTCTCGTCCGCGAGGGTATCCCTTCCGGAAGGCAGGACCGGCAATCGACCCGCCACGCCGCCGAGAAGGAGTGCTTCGACCAGATGACGCCCGGTGTCGATGACCTCGGGAATGACGGATGTGGCGCCCGCCCGCTCCAGCAATTGTCCATGGGCCTCGTCATGAGCGCGGGCGAGGATCGGCATGTCCAGGAAGAGGTAACGCAACACGCCGACAACCAGCAGGTCCTGGCGGGGGTCGTCGAGCGCGATCACGACCGCCCGGGCGCGCTCGATGTGGATCATCTCCAGCACATCGGGTTGGGTGGCGTCGCCGAAGAATGCATGTTCGGTGTGCCGCCGCAACTGGCGGACCTTGTCGACATCGCGGTCGAGAGCCAGCACCGGGACGTGTCGCTCGCTCAATTGCAGAAGCACCTGAGTACCCACAACGCCGCAGCCGATGACGACCACATGATCCTCGATCTCCTCGATCGATTCAGGCTCATTGACGACAGGCGCCGATGATGGTCCCGATGGCACCGCCAGACGGTCGAGAAGCATGAACAGGAACGGGGTCAGGGCCATGCTGATCGCCACCGCCACGATCAGCAACCGGCTGACCTGATCGCCCAGCAGTCCCTGTGAACTCGCCTCGGACCATAACACAAACGCAAATTCACCCCCCTGCGCCAGCATGATGCCAAGGCGAACGGCGTTGCGTAACCCCAAGCCCGACAACAATCCCAATGTGGCGATAATGACGGCCTTGATGGCAAACAGGGAGGCGACGACGAGCAGCACCTCGATCGGAAGATCGAACAGGATGCCCAGATCCAGCTGCATGCCGACACTGACAAAGAACAGGCCCAGCAGCAGCCCGCGAAACGGACGGATGTCGGCTGCGATCTGATGCCGATAGACGCTGTCGGCCAGCAGGACGCCTGCAAGGAAGCCGCCGAAGGCAAGCGACAGGCCGGCGGCGTGGGTGAGAAAGCCGACGCCCAGCACGACAAGTACGCTCAGCCCGGTGAACAGTTCGGGAGTCTTGACCGCTGCGATTGGCAGGTAGAGCAAGGCCAGAAGACGCCCCCCGATGGCAAAGATCAGGGCAACCGCCAGAACCGCCTTGCCAAGGGCAAGCCCCAGAACGAGTGGCAGGTTGTCGCTGCCTTCGCCCAGCGCCAGGATCGCCACCAGCAACGGGCCGACCAGCAGATCCTGGATCATCAGGATGGCAAAGACGGCCCGTCCGACGCGCGAAGTGAGCTGGCCTCGGTCAGTGAGCAGGCGCAGGACGATGGTCGTCGAGGACAGTGCAAGGCCGGCGCCGATCGCCATGGAACCGGCCGATCCGATACCGAAAGTCGAGGCGATCCAGGCAATGATGGCCGTTGTCACACCCACCTGCAGCACGCCGATCACCAGGGTGCGCATGCCGATTGTGCGAATGCGTTGCACCGGCAGTTCGAGGCCGATGGTGAACAGCAGGAAAACGACACCGATCTCGCCAAGGAAGCCCGACAGCTCCGGGCTTTTGACAAGATTAAGCAGGGGCGGGCCAATGACCGCACCGCCGACCAGGTATCCGACGATCGGGCCAAGGTTGAGCCGTATGGCGGCCGCCGCGAAGACCACGGCCGCCGCCAGCACGATCAGAACTTCGACGAGGTAATGCAACTCTTCCATGGCGTCAGAAAGAACCAGAAGTTGACGGCGTCAACTCGAATTATCGCGTCACGATGCGATATGCCCCGTCGGAACTCTGGAAGCGGCTCCGGTGAATGTGTCATCCGGGCATCCTTGCCCTGGTTGGCCGGTTTTGCCAACCGACAAGGATGCCCGGACGTTGCTAGTTGGTGATGATCTCCGGCCCCATCATGACTGTGGGCAGCCAGGTGGAGATGATCGGCACGTAGGTGACGAGAATGAGGAAGATGAACAGGATTCCCAACCACGGCATCGCCGCCCTGACAACCCGCATCAGGGGCATCCCGGCGACGCCGGAGGTCACGAACAGGTTAAGGCCGACCGGTGGGGTGATCATGCCGATCTCCATGTTCACCACCATGATGATCCCCAGGTGAATGGGATCAATACCCAGCTGGATCGCGATCGGGAAAACCAGCGGGGCAACGATGACGATGAGCCCTGACGGTTCCATGAACTGGCCGCCGATGAGCAGGATGACATTGACCACGACGAGGAACATCAGTGGCCCGAAGCCTGCTTGCAACATTGACCCGGCAATGGCCTGCGGAATTTGCTCGTCGGTGAGCACATGCTTGAGGATCAGCGCATTGGCGATGATGAACATCAGCATGATGGTAAGTTTGCCGGCTTCGAACAGTGAGTTCTTCGTGTCCGGGTGGAAGAGGACGGTGATGATGCTGTGCGGCCGCTTCCAGAACGAGAGGTGCTGTTCGCCATCGCCCTTGAGCGGACCCATGTCCTTGTAGACGAAATTGGCGATGATGAAGGCATACACCGCGGCCACGGCCGCAGCTTCGGTGGGAGTGAAGATGCCGCCATAGATGCCACCGAGAATGATGACGATGAGGAACAATCCCCAACCTGCATCGCGGGCGGAAGCGAAGACCTCTTCCCATCCGGCCCATGGCTGGGCGGGCAGGCCCTTGACCTTGGCGGCGATGTAGATGCCCGCCATCAGCATCAGGCCGGCAATCAGGCCGGGAAATACGCCAGCAAGGAACATGCGCCCGACCGATACGTCCACCGATGCGGCATAGACCACCATGACGATAGATGGCGGGATGAGGATCCCGAGTGTGCCGGCATTGCAGATGACGCCCGCGGCGAAATCCTTGGTGTAACCCACCTGACGCATGCCGGCGATGACGATCGAGCCGATGGCCACCACGGTTGCCGGCGACGAGCCGGACAGGGCGGCGAACAGCATGCAGGCGAATACGCCGGCGATGGCGAGGCCGCCTTGCAGGTGGCCGACGCAGGCGATGGCGAAGCGAATGATGCGCTTGGCCACACCGCCGGTCGACATGAAGGTCGAGGCGAGTATGAAGAAGGGAATGGCGAGAAGCGTGTAATGACCGGCAAAGGCGTTGAAAAGCGTCTGGGCGATGGAACCGAGCGAACTGTCGCTGAGAACCATGAGGAAGAGGATCGAGGACAAGCCCAGCGATACGGCGATCGGCACGCCGATGAGCAAAAAGGCAATGACCATCAAAAAGAGAATGACGACATCCATGGATCAGTCCCCCTTGTCCGCTTTTGCTGCAGCTTCTTCGACGAGGTCTTCAGCCTCATGGCTGGCGATGATGCGGTCGGTCTCGCCCCTGAAAACGGCGATGGCGGCCTGGATGAAGCGAAACGTGATGAGGGTCATGCCGAGCGGCAAGGCGAAATAGGGAATGAATCTCGGCAGTTTCTCGTAAGGCTCGTTCTCGTTCATCAGTGGTTCGATGAAGCGCAGCCAGTCGAACATCGGGATGTCATTGACTTCGTACCAGACATTCTTGGTAACGAATGGCCACCAGTATTCCCACGCGCCGATGAGCAACAGTGCGCTGAACAGCAAGCAACTGAGGACGGAGACGATGGCGAGGATCCTGCGAACCGGTGGCGAGACGATGTTGATCACCGCATCCACACCCAGATGTGCGCGGGTCTTCACGCAATATGATGCACCCAGCAATACCAGCCAGGCGAACAGGAAGACCGTGGTCTCCAATGCCCACAGGATATTGGTATTGAAGACGTAGCGGGCTATCACATTGACGAAGGTGATGACGGTCATCAAACCGAGAATGATTGCAATCAGCGATTCTTCGATCTCGTTGACTATTCGACCGAATCCGGTCGCGGCTGGCGCGCTCATTATCCTGTTCCCCCCTGCGGGACGGCTCGTCGTATATCGTGCGAGCCTTGGTCGGGCTGCGTCAGAAGGTCGACGGGATTGCTGTCCCCGTCGACCTTCGGCCGTTCGATGCGATCAGTTCGAGGCGTCGTTATACGACACCGCCTTGTCGATCACGTCCTGACCGATATCGCCGGCGAACTTCTCCCAGACGGGTTTCATCGCCGCTACCCATGCATCGCGCTGCTCCTTGTCGAGTTCGCGGATGACGCCGCCGGCATCAAGGATCGCCTGCCGGTTCTGTAGATCGACCGCCGTCGACTCGGCATTGCGCTGTGACGTCACCTCATCGAGGATCGTCTTGAGCTGGGTACGGACGTCATCGGGCAGACCGTCCCAGAAGTCGGTGGACGTCACCACGAGATAGTCCAGAATGCCATGATTGGTCTCGGTGGTGCCATCCTGCACCTCGAAGAACTTCTGCCCGTAGATGTTCGACCAGCTGTTTTCCTGACCGTCGACGACGCCGGTCTGCAGTGCGCCATAGACCTCGGAGAAGGCCATCTTCTGGGGATTGGCGCCGAGAGCCTCGAACTGGGCCTGTAGAACGTCGGAGGGCTGGATGCGGAACTTCAGGCCCCTGGCGTCCTCCGGCATCAGCAGCGGCTTGTTGGCCGAAAGCTGTTTCATGCCGTTGTGCCAGAAGCCGAGCCCCTGCAGGCCGCGGCGGCGCATGCTGTCGAGCAGGGCCTTGCCATCGTCGGATGCCTGGTAACGGTCCACCGCGTCGACGTCCTCGAACACGAAGGGAAGGTCGAACAGGCGGAACTTCTTGGTGAAGGTCTCGAATTTCGACAGCGATGGGGCGGCCATCTGGACATCGCCGGCCAGCATCGCTTCGAGCACCTTGTCATCATCATAGAGCTGCGAGTTCGGATAGACCTCCATGCAGGCGGTGCCGTTCATCTCGTCATTGACACGCTGAGCCAGCAGGGCTGCGGCAATACCCTTCGGGTGTTTGTCCGTGTTGGTCACATGGGTGAACTTGATCACGGTCTCACCGGGATCGCAATTCGCCTGCGCGGCCGAGGCGCCCAGTGCAACCATGGCAGTCGCCATCAGGGCGGAAAGCAGTTTTGTGGGGGACTTCATGAGGATGCTCCCTGGTCGTTCCAGTCTTGCGGTCGGCCGCAAGATCGGAAGTTGGATCAGTCGGTCGACACAGCGCGACCATACTTCAGTTTTCCGGCGAGGCAATTCATGTGCCGGTCGCCCGGTGCAGAATTTGTAGGCTATCGGAGTATCGAGGTGCCGGAAATTCGGTACGGAACTGATCGCCCACTGCATATTTTCACTGGACGATGATGTTGTCAGATGTGTGAAATTCGAGGTTCTGTGGGTGATATTTTTGCAACTTGCCGGTCAATACCTGACAGGGGTACCCGGCTTCCGAACATCCCAGATACAGTCGCAGGCATACCTGACGCCCGCGACGATGCTCCATCATGGAACTGGAGGTCTGCCCGCGTCAAGCGCACCATGGCGCGCTTGACGCGATGATGTGCGGGACTGTTGTCAGTGCGAGATCAATACCGGCACGGTCATGCTCTCCAGCAGCTTGCGGGTCGCTCCGCCGAGCACCATCTCACGCAGGCGCGAGTGGCCATAACCGCCCATGACGACCAGATCGGCGCCGTTGTCACTGATCTCGTTCAGTATGACTTCACCGGTCGCCATGCCATTTCCTGTCACCGTCCTGATCTGGACATTGATGCCATGGCGGGCAAGGTGGGTGGCTGCATCTGCTCCGGGAAGTTCCCCGACCGTTGACCGGTACTTCTCGGGATCGATGATCAGCAATGTGGTCGAGCGCGCGCTTTCGATGATCGGCAGGCTGTCGTTCAGGGCACGCGCCGCTTCCGGCGACCCGTCCCAGCAGACAAGAACCCGCTCGGGCGGCAGGTTGCGTGCGCCGACATAGGGGACGACCAGAGCCGGGCGGCCCGATTGCATGAATGCAGCCTCGATCATCAGGGCCACTTCGGCACTGTCGTCTTCTTCCGGCTCGACCTGGCCGATGATGGTCAGATCGGCATGGCGTGCCTGGCGTGCTAGTCGCGACGGCCACTGTTCGAAGGATGCCGTCTCGGTGCGGGTCTCCAGGGGTATTCCTGCACGGTCGGCGTGGGAACGTACCGTGGCAATGGTGTCGGCCGCCTCTTTCGCGATAAGCTCGCGCTGGTTCTCCAGAATCTCCAGCGGCATGGGTACGCCGGCAATGACAGGATTGGCCGGTTCGGGAATCATCAGCAGCGCCGTCAGATGGGCATCGAGTGCGCGGGCCAGTTCAAAGGCGGTTTCGAGACGCTTGGTCGCGGTCGGCTTGCGGTCGACAACGACAAGAAGATCCTTGTACTGCATGGCTGAAATGAACCTCTGACTTGTCACATCCGTTATCTAGAGAGGGGCTGTCACCACTTGCATTGATCTGTATCAGCGTCGGGGATTCGTCAATGGCGTCGCTTTTGGCGACTAGCCCGGCATCTAACGTCCGAGGGGGGACATGCCGGATGGTAGACCATTGCACTTCACAGGAGATCGAACTCAAGCTGCTGCTGGATCCCCGGAAGGCGACAAAGCTGGATCTCAACGAGCTTCCGATCCTGTCGGACAAGTCCGACATACGGCGGCAGTCGCTCGAAACCACCTATTACGATACGGATGACGGACGGCTCCGGCAACGTCGCATGGCGCTGCGCGTCCGTCGTGTCGGCAAGCACTATCTGCAGACGCTCAAGACTGCCGGGAGTGGTGGAGTGCTCTCGGTCCGCGGCGAGTGGGAGGTCGCGCTGGACGGGCCCGATCCCGACATGACCCGCATCGGCGATGCGAAGGCGCTCGATCGCCTGGGACTGGTGCTGCCCGAGCAGATCAAGCCGGTGTTCACGACCATGTTCGAGCGGCAGAAGGCCATATGGAGCGATGGTTCGAACAAGGTGGAGATTGCCCTCGACGTCGGTCGCATCGATGCCAACGACAAGAGCCTGCCTGTTGCCGAGATCGAGCTGGAACTCAAGGGAGGTCATTCGCGGGCGATCTTTTCCCTTGTCGAGGAAATTCGCGATTGGGTTCCCGTGCGCATCGGAACCGAGCCCAAGGCCGAACGGGGTTACCGGTTGTGCCACGACCAGCCGCCCGCCTGGAGCAAGAGGCAGTCGCCGCACTTCGAGAAGGATATCTCGCTCAGGGATGGAATACGCACGATCCTGCGTGATTGCCTGACGACCTGGCTGGACAACGAACCTGCCGCGATCGACGGTCGCGACAGCGAAGGTGTGCATCAGTTGCGCATCGCGATCCGCAGGATGCGTTCGGCTCTTGTCCTGTTTGCGCCATGGATGGATGAAGCGGGGCTGAGGACACTGGCGCCGAGGTTGCAGACAGCGCTCAAGGCGCTGGGACCGGCGCGGGAGATCGATGTCTTTGTCGAGGAGCTGCTGGAGCCCTACTGGAACGATCTGGTCGTGCATGCCGATCTGACGGGCCTGCTGGATGTGGCTGCACGTGCCCGCATGGAGGCTCACGCCGATCTCCGCCACTATCTGACCAGCCGCGACCATGCCGACCTGGTCCTTGACCTCGTTGCCTGGATCGAACTCGATCGCTGGAAGGCGCCGCATGTGAGCGGCAGGCTCGTGACCGTTGCCGAGGTGCTTTTGGACAAGCGGCTGAAGAAATTGCTCAAGCGTGGACGCAGGATCGAGCGTCTCTCCGATGAGGAACGCCACGAATTGCGGCTGGCATTGAAAAAACTGCGTTATGCCACCGATTTCCTTTCGCCGTTGTTCCCGGGCCGCAAGGTGAAGAAAGGGCGCAAACTTCTGGCATCGCTACAGGACTCGATGGGGCAGGCCAACGATCTGGCGGAATGCAGCGACCGGATCGATAGTCTTCTCGCGCGAAATGACCTTGGTGAAGATCGCTTTGAAATTGTTCGCAGCGCGGGCTTCCTGCATGGCTGGCACGCTTGCGCCCTGGCGGTATCGCGTGCAGAACTTGACGAGGCGTGGCGGGCATTTGCCGAGAGCAAGCCCTTCTGGAAGTGAAGTCGTGTGGTGCTGCGCCGGGAACCGGGTATCGTGGGGCATGATGCAGGGAGAAGGCGGCCGTGTTGTCCGTGCTGGTGACCAACATCAAGGGAGGCTGCGGGAAGACGACGATCGCCACCAATCTCGCCACGGCATTTGCCCAGGGAGGGTTCAGGACAGCACTTGCGGATGTTGACCGGCAGAAGAGCAGTCTCACCTGGCTGAAGTCCCGCCCGGACACCATGCCCGCGATCATGGGGCTGGACTGGCGCAAGGGCATGGACAAGGTTCCGGAAGATGTCCAGCGACTGGTGATCGACGTACCGGCCGGTTTGAGCATTGGTGACGTGGACGATCTGGTGCGCGAGGCCGACCTGCTGCTCATCCCGGTGCTTCCGTCGACCTTCGACGAAGGGAGCACGCGGCGGTTCCTTGATCGGCTTGATCGCATCAAGCCCATCCGCAAGGGAAAGAAGTCGGTTCTGGTGGTGGCCAATCGTGTCCGGCAACGATCCCGTTCGGCCCAGCGGCAGCTGGCTTTCCTTGCCGACGTGGGACATGGGCCGGTAGCCACCATTCATGATCGGGCAATCTATGACGAAACCGCCTGTTCAGGGCTGGGGATATTCGATCTGGATGCCCGCAAGGCTGAGGAATTCCGCCGGGACTGGCTGCCGCTGATCTCGATTGTCGAGGATGCTGCCTGATCGGCGATCGTCCGAACCATGGTGCCAGGGTCCACGTGGCACGCGGGAGGCGAGGACGCCAATCGGGCAGCCGTGGTGCGGCGAACATTTTGGAACGGCAATTTCCTCGACGGATTGCTTCTGGCTGGCAGGACGGAATTGAAAACGCTAGGTTGTACACGCATATGTGCTTATGTCGTTGACGCCTGCGAGGTCTCCCAAAGCATGCTACGATTTTTCAATCAAAGGTTGCATCATGCCATGCGGCGCCTTTCCCTTGGTGTTGCAGGACTGCTACTTGCATCGCTGGTTGGCTGTGCCGGCCAGAAGGCGGGCGACGAGGAATATGTCGAGCGACCGGCGGAGGAACTGTACGCCGACGCCCAGACCCTGCTGGAGGCCAGGGACTACAAGGCGGCAGCTCGTGGATTCGAGGAGGTCGAGCGTCAGCATCCCTATTCGACCTGGGCAGTCCGCGGCGAGATCATGGCCGCCTATGCGTATTACGAGGGGCAGTTCTACCCCGACGCCATATCCACGCTGGAGAGTTTCATCGAACTCCATCCCGGCAACAAGGATGTGCCCTATGCCCAGTATCTGATCGGCCGGTCCTATTACGATCAGATTACCGATGTGGGGCGCGACCAGGAGATGACCGAAAAGGCGCTCGAGGCCTTTCGTGTGCTCACCCAGCGTTATCCCGAAAGCGACTACTCGCGCGACGCCATTTTGAAAATGGATCTCGCCAGGGATCATCTCGCCGGCAAGGAAATGTCGGTAGGGCGCTATTACGAGCGCAAGCAGCAATACGTGGCCGCGATCAATCGCTTTCGCGAAGTGGTGGAGGCCTACCAGACGACCACTCATGTGCCCGAAGCGCTGCATCGCCTG
Proteins encoded in this window:
- a CDS encoding DUF167 domain-containing protein codes for the protein MESCCKIVDNALVLQVRLTPNARQQRINGVSETHDGESWLAVGVTPPPDKGKANAALVKLLSKVLGVAKSSISIVHGELSRQKRLRIEGDVRAIVETLSRHC
- a CDS encoding outer membrane protein assembly factor BamD — protein: MRRLSLGVAGLLLASLVGCAGQKAGDEEYVERPAEELYADAQTLLEARDYKAAARGFEEVERQHPYSTWAVRGEIMAAYAYYEGQFYPDAISTLESFIELHPGNKDVPYAQYLIGRSYYDQITDVGRDQEMTEKALEAFRVLTQRYPESDYSRDAILKMDLARDHLAGKEMSVGRYYERKQQYVAAINRFREVVEAYQTTTHVPEALHRLTECYMALGVTTEAQASAAVLGYNYPDSSWYAESYALLEDKGLKPEADEGSWLSRIF
- a CDS encoding tyrosine-type recombinase/integrase — translated: MPARKKPVLSDELVDQLMAGRDPSTMFDKGGLLDDLKRSIAERVLNAEMDHHLAAEVADGGSNSRNGYGKKTVMRAVPLSSRAQQILAEHLPWPFSLSTLRRRVKECREALGLEHWVLHSMRHTAATRLVAKGANPAHIQKFLGHRTQAMTNRYTHLQAADIRGIADLIDE
- a CDS encoding cation:proton antiporter: MEELHYLVEVLIVLAAAVVFAAAAIRLNLGPIVGYLVGGAVIGPPLLNLVKSPELSGFLGEIGVVFLLFTIGLELPVQRIRTIGMRTLVIGVLQVGVTTAIIAWIASTFGIGSAGSMAIGAGLALSSTTIVLRLLTDRGQLTSRVGRAVFAILMIQDLLVGPLLVAILALGEGSDNLPLVLGLALGKAVLAVALIFAIGGRLLALLYLPIAAVKTPELFTGLSVLVVLGVGFLTHAAGLSLAFGGFLAGVLLADSVYRHQIAADIRPFRGLLLGLFFVSVGMQLDLGILFDLPIEVLLVVASLFAIKAVIIATLGLLSGLGLRNAVRLGIMLAQGGEFAFVLWSEASSQGLLGDQVSRLLIVAVAISMALTPFLFMLLDRLAVPSGPSSAPVVNEPESIEEIEDHVVVIGCGVVGTQVLLQLSERHVPVLALDRDVDKVRQLRRHTEHAFFGDATQPDVLEMIHIERARAVVIALDDPRQDLLVVGVLRYLFLDMPILARAHDEAHGQLLERAGATSVIPEVIDTGRHLVEALLLGGVAGRLPVLPSGRDTLADENATTEENIGKG
- a CDS encoding TRAP transporter substrate-binding protein; protein product: MKSPTKLLSALMATAMVALGASAAQANCDPGETVIKFTHVTNTDKHPKGIAAALLAQRVNDEMNGTACMEVYPNSQLYDDDKVLEAMLAGDVQMAAPSLSKFETFTKKFRLFDLPFVFEDVDAVDRYQASDDGKALLDSMRRRGLQGLGFWHNGMKQLSANKPLLMPEDARGLKFRIQPSDVLQAQFEALGANPQKMAFSEVYGALQTGVVDGQENSWSNIYGQKFFEVQDGTTETNHGILDYLVVTSTDFWDGLPDDVRTQLKTILDEVTSQRNAESTAVDLQNRQAILDAGGVIRELDKEQRDAWVAAMKPVWEKFAGDIGQDVIDKAVSYNDASN
- a CDS encoding YggT family protein is translated as MIAICQLVDTVISLYIWLLIASVVLTWLVAFNVVNTGNRFVYQIGEFLHRITEPALRPIRNFLPSMGGLDISPMILILGLMFLRTLLISDVLGCY
- a CDS encoding universal stress protein — its product is MTSQRFISAMQYKDLLVVVDRKPTATKRLETAFELARALDAHLTALLMIPEPANPVIAGVPMPLEILENQRELIAKEAADTIATVRSHADRAGIPLETRTETASFEQWPSRLARQARHADLTIIGQVEPEEDDSAEVALMIEAAFMQSGRPALVVPYVGARNLPPERVLVCWDGSPEAARALNDSLPIIESARSTTLLIIDPEKYRSTVGELPGADAATHLARHGINVQIRTVTGNGMATGEVILNEISDNGADLVVMGGYGHSRLREMVLGGATRKLLESMTVPVLISH
- a CDS encoding TRAP transporter large permease subunit — its product is MDVVILFLMVIAFLLIGVPIAVSLGLSSILFLMVLSDSSLGSIAQTLFNAFAGHYTLLAIPFFILASTFMSTGGVAKRIIRFAIACVGHLQGGLAIAGVFACMLFAALSGSSPATVVAIGSIVIAGMRQVGYTKDFAAGVICNAGTLGILIPPSIVMVVYAASVDVSVGRMFLAGVFPGLIAGLMLMAGIYIAAKVKGLPAQPWAGWEEVFASARDAGWGLFLIVIILGGIYGGIFTPTEAAAVAAVYAFIIANFVYKDMGPLKGDGEQHLSFWKRPHSIITVLFHPDTKNSLFEAGKLTIMLMFIIANALILKHVLTDEQIPQAIAGSMLQAGFGPLMFLVVVNVILLIGGQFMEPSGLIVIVAPLVFPIAIQLGIDPIHLGIIMVVNMEIGMITPPVGLNLFVTSGVAGMPLMRVVRAAMPWLGILFIFLILVTYVPIISTWLPTVMMGPEIITN
- a CDS encoding CHAD domain-containing protein; translation: MVDHCTSQEIELKLLLDPRKATKLDLNELPILSDKSDIRRQSLETTYYDTDDGRLRQRRMALRVRRVGKHYLQTLKTAGSGGVLSVRGEWEVALDGPDPDMTRIGDAKALDRLGLVLPEQIKPVFTTMFERQKAIWSDGSNKVEIALDVGRIDANDKSLPVAEIELELKGGHSRAIFSLVEEIRDWVPVRIGTEPKAERGYRLCHDQPPAWSKRQSPHFEKDISLRDGIRTILRDCLTTWLDNEPAAIDGRDSEGVHQLRIAIRRMRSALVLFAPWMDEAGLRTLAPRLQTALKALGPAREIDVFVEELLEPYWNDLVVHADLTGLLDVAARARMEAHADLRHYLTSRDHADLVLDLVAWIELDRWKAPHVSGRLVTVAEVLLDKRLKKLLKRGRRIERLSDEERHELRLALKKLRYATDFLSPLFPGRKVKKGRKLLASLQDSMGQANDLAECSDRIDSLLARNDLGEDRFEIVRSAGFLHGWHACALAVSRAELDEAWRAFAESKPFWK
- a CDS encoding TRAP transporter small permease, yielding MSAPAATGFGRIVNEIEESLIAIILGLMTVITFVNVIARYVFNTNILWALETTVFLFAWLVLLGASYCVKTRAHLGVDAVINIVSPPVRRILAIVSVLSCLLFSALLLIGAWEYWWPFVTKNVWYEVNDIPMFDWLRFIEPLMNENEPYEKLPRFIPYFALPLGMTLITFRFIQAAIAVFRGETDRIIASHEAEDLVEEAAAKADKGD
- a CDS encoding ParA family protein; protein product: MLSVLVTNIKGGCGKTTIATNLATAFAQGGFRTALADVDRQKSSLTWLKSRPDTMPAIMGLDWRKGMDKVPEDVQRLVIDVPAGLSIGDVDDLVREADLLLIPVLPSTFDEGSTRRFLDRLDRIKPIRKGKKSVLVVANRVRQRSRSAQRQLAFLADVGHGPVATIHDRAIYDETACSGLGIFDLDARKAEEFRRDWLPLISIVEDAA